A part of Halobacillus shinanisalinarum genomic DNA contains:
- the pta gene encoding phosphate acetyltransferase: MSNLFDTLKAKIDGKGKKVVFPEGLDDRILTAVSKLGAEGLVTPVLVGNKEKVEQKASELGVDISTSEILDPENYDAFNDMVASFVERRKGKATEEKAREILKDENYFGTMLVYMDEAAGLVSGAAHSTADTVRPALQIIKTKPGIKKTSGVFIMVRDEEKYVFADCAINISPDSQDLAEIALASADTAKLFDIDPKVAMLSFSTRGSAKSPETEKVTDALELAKEQNSDLLIDGEFQFDAAFVPSVAEKKAPDSPLKGEANTFIFPSLEAGNIGYKIAQRLGNFDAVGPILQGLNQPVNDLSRGCNSDDVYKLAIITAAQSL, encoded by the coding sequence ATGAGTAACCTATTCGATACGTTGAAAGCCAAAATTGATGGAAAAGGCAAGAAAGTCGTGTTCCCTGAAGGGTTAGACGACCGTATTCTGACCGCTGTCAGTAAACTAGGTGCAGAAGGGTTAGTCACACCTGTACTAGTTGGGAACAAAGAAAAAGTAGAACAGAAGGCATCAGAGTTAGGTGTGGATATTTCTACATCTGAAATTCTTGACCCGGAAAACTATGATGCCTTTAACGACATGGTTGCAAGTTTTGTAGAACGCCGTAAGGGCAAGGCAACAGAGGAGAAAGCACGTGAAATTCTCAAGGATGAGAACTATTTCGGAACCATGCTCGTGTATATGGACGAAGCAGCAGGACTTGTCAGTGGTGCGGCTCATTCTACAGCTGATACCGTACGTCCAGCTCTTCAAATCATTAAGACAAAGCCCGGCATAAAGAAAACATCCGGCGTATTTATCATGGTTCGTGATGAAGAGAAATATGTATTTGCAGATTGTGCTATCAACATTTCACCAGACAGCCAGGATTTGGCGGAAATTGCGCTAGCTAGTGCTGATACGGCGAAGCTTTTTGACATCGACCCTAAAGTTGCAATGCTTAGTTTTTCAACGAGAGGATCAGCAAAGTCCCCTGAAACGGAAAAAGTGACAGATGCACTGGAGCTTGCTAAAGAACAGAATTCAGACTTGCTGATCGATGGTGAGTTCCAATTTGATGCTGCCTTTGTTCCATCTGTTGCCGAGAAAAAGGCGCCTGATTCTCCATTAAAAGGGGAGGCCAACACGTTTATTTTTCCAAGCCTTGAAGCAGGGAACATTGGCTATAAAATCGCTCAACGACTTGGTAACTTTGACGCGGTGGGACCGATTTTGCAAGGGTTGAACCAGCCGGTCAACGACTTGTCCCGCGGTTGTAATTCTGATGATGTCTACAAACTTGCAATCATTACTGCAGCACAGTCTCTTTAA
- a CDS encoding ABC transporter permease subunit, giving the protein MKIIKFVSYYVFGLFGILLISASPALFRAGTFLNVPAYLDGLTHLFGSIVQPSEWVYFFKGSPEPLLLYLWEPYRYSMTIFFGAIAVGFILAFVFAVGTFFLPAILKRIVMRFLNLVEAVPDLLLAFSFQLLIVWLYKQTNVLFMDFVTVGQEKIYWLPIIALAILPMVSLYKIILVQLDEEMTKSYVQMAKSKGMVKSFILNVHILRNIIKSVFYHSKIILWGALSSLLIIEYIFNINGITTAFMNDFRPIVTTVILTMLFTPFFVFYQGTELFIFKENKIAEETNLKMNRFVDSFSLRLNGKWLKQSFREVGVHFKNIKFLIGFSVIFVIVAISVIYTATADPLVDKFYHIYGENGQLVSAAPHNPEYVFLGTDELGFSILDQLLTGAKYTVLFGIAIAFLRVAIGFILAIPYAFFCPPRLQRVFEKLVDGMHFLPLTIIAYLLLSPVLLMPPGGFTTTEMERIIYQAVILTLLAVPLVIMLFGNEMKLLMREEFVLSTKVLGGSSVHLLWKHLLPHLSARMGIVFGQQFIQTLLIFVHLGVLDIFFGGTIGSSGGFMQDPPQSTTYEWSGLIGASKNALMTGRWWYIIPPLLGFMVVIIAMQFVIQGIKEVQQKRVGVPIQRSQWFRRLFPKRILEKAPVKQPAKEDFMFTHSEHSRSS; this is encoded by the coding sequence ATGAAGATAATCAAATTTGTATCCTACTATGTGTTTGGACTATTTGGCATTTTACTGATCAGTGCATCACCTGCATTATTTAGAGCGGGCACCTTTCTAAACGTTCCCGCTTATCTAGATGGACTTACTCATTTATTCGGCAGCATTGTTCAACCCTCCGAATGGGTGTATTTTTTTAAAGGCAGCCCTGAGCCGTTGCTTCTGTATTTGTGGGAACCTTATCGTTACTCGATGACAATTTTTTTCGGCGCCATTGCCGTAGGATTCATTTTAGCGTTTGTATTTGCAGTCGGGACGTTTTTTCTGCCAGCGATTTTAAAACGGATCGTTATGCGCTTCTTAAATCTAGTAGAAGCCGTTCCAGACTTGCTCCTCGCTTTCAGCTTTCAGTTACTGATTGTTTGGCTGTATAAACAGACAAATGTATTGTTCATGGATTTCGTAACAGTTGGCCAAGAGAAAATTTATTGGCTGCCTATCATTGCGTTGGCCATCCTTCCCATGGTTTCATTATACAAAATCATCTTAGTTCAGTTAGACGAAGAAATGACGAAATCTTATGTGCAGATGGCAAAAAGTAAAGGCATGGTTAAATCATTCATCCTCAACGTTCATATTCTTAGAAACATTATTAAAAGTGTCTTTTACCACTCCAAAATTATTCTGTGGGGGGCATTATCGAGCTTGCTTATTATTGAATATATTTTTAATATCAACGGCATTACAACGGCCTTCATGAATGATTTTAGACCGATAGTAACAACCGTTATTTTGACCATGTTATTTACACCGTTCTTTGTCTTCTACCAGGGAACAGAATTGTTTATTTTTAAGGAAAATAAAATAGCCGAAGAAACCAATTTGAAGATGAATCGCTTTGTTGATTCTTTTTCATTAAGGCTAAATGGAAAGTGGCTAAAGCAGTCCTTTCGTGAAGTAGGCGTCCATTTTAAAAATATAAAATTCCTCATCGGCTTTAGTGTCATTTTTGTTATAGTGGCAATCAGTGTGATTTATACAGCAACCGCTGATCCACTGGTCGATAAGTTTTACCACATTTATGGAGAAAATGGTCAACTGGTCAGTGCCGCCCCACACAATCCTGAATATGTGTTTCTAGGTACAGATGAACTTGGGTTTAGTATTCTTGATCAGCTGTTAACAGGGGCGAAATACACCGTTCTATTTGGAATAGCGATTGCCTTTCTTCGGGTGGCGATTGGATTTATCCTAGCCATTCCTTACGCTTTTTTCTGTCCACCAAGGCTGCAGCGGGTATTTGAAAAACTTGTGGATGGGATGCATTTTCTACCTTTAACTATCATTGCCTATTTGTTACTGAGCCCTGTCCTATTAATGCCGCCGGGTGGTTTTACGACCACGGAAATGGAGCGCATTATTTACCAGGCGGTTATTCTTACCTTATTAGCAGTCCCGCTCGTCATTATGTTGTTTGGAAATGAAATGAAGTTACTTATGAGAGAAGAATTTGTATTAAGTACGAAAGTATTAGGAGGCAGCTCGGTTCATTTGCTGTGGAAGCATTTGCTGCCCCATTTAAGCGCTCGTATGGGGATTGTTTTTGGCCAGCAGTTTATCCAAACCCTGCTCATCTTCGTTCATTTGGGAGTTCTCGACATATTTTTCGGTGGAACCATTGGCTCAAGTGGCGGGTTTATGCAAGATCCGCCGCAATCAACAACATATGAATGGTCTGGGCTAATTGGAGCATCCAAAAATGCTTTGATGACAGGGAGATGGTGGTACATTATTCCTCCGCTTCTAGGTTTCATGGTCGTAATCATTGCTATGCAGTTTGTCATTCAGGGAATTAAAGAAGTCCAACAAAAGCGTGTCGGTGTACCGATTCAGCGCAGCCAATGGTTTCGGAGGCTTTTCCCAAAGCGGATATTAGAAAAAGCTCCTGTAAAGCAACCTGCGAAAGAGGACTTTATGTTTACACATAGTGAACACAGCCGTTCTTCATAA
- a CDS encoding HD domain-containing protein, translating to MAYRDEQLSEEKVFKDPVHRYIHVRDRVIWDLIGTPEFQRLRRIRQLGTSYLTFHGAEHSRFNHSLGVYEIVRRIINNFKDRPNWNEEERLLCLAAALLHDLGHGPFSHSFEKVFKLDHEDFTQAIILGDTKINQVLSKVEKGFPKKVADVINKTYKNKLVVSLISSQIDADRMDYLQRDAYFTGVSYGHFDMERILRVMRPMEDQVVVKESGMHAVEDYIMSRYQMYWQVYFHPVTRSAEVILSKILHRAKELHEEGYTFKLEPTHFLSFFKGRPNLREYLELDESITLYYFQMWMNEDDPVLSDLCERFVNRRLFKYIEFNPNLQMNEWMELYKLFDKAGLNPDYYLVVDSSSDLPYDFYRPGEEGERLPIHLLKPNQELKELSRLSDIVESISGKKRTDHKLYIPLDFLEEMSSRSKTKQRIMEILFG from the coding sequence ATGGCCTATCGTGACGAACAATTAAGTGAAGAAAAAGTATTTAAAGATCCCGTTCATCGCTACATACACGTGCGTGATCGTGTGATTTGGGATTTGATTGGCACACCGGAATTCCAGCGGTTACGAAGAATCAGACAGCTTGGGACAAGCTACTTAACCTTTCATGGTGCGGAACATAGTCGCTTCAACCATTCCCTTGGTGTCTATGAAATTGTAAGAAGAATCATTAACAACTTTAAGGATCGTCCGAATTGGAATGAGGAAGAACGGCTGCTGTGCTTAGCTGCCGCTTTATTGCATGATCTTGGACACGGCCCCTTCTCCCATTCGTTTGAAAAAGTATTTAAGCTCGATCATGAAGACTTTACGCAAGCGATTATTCTCGGAGATACGAAGATTAATCAAGTGCTCTCAAAGGTGGAGAAAGGCTTTCCGAAAAAAGTTGCCGATGTCATTAATAAAACGTATAAAAACAAGCTCGTTGTCAGCCTGATTTCAAGCCAAATTGATGCGGATCGGATGGATTACCTGCAGCGTGATGCCTACTTCACAGGGGTAAGCTATGGTCATTTTGACATGGAGCGGATTCTTCGTGTGATGCGTCCGATGGAAGATCAAGTCGTCGTGAAAGAGAGTGGGATGCATGCCGTAGAAGATTACATTATGAGCCGTTATCAAATGTATTGGCAGGTTTATTTTCACCCAGTAACGAGAAGTGCCGAAGTGATTTTGTCAAAAATTCTCCATCGCGCAAAGGAGCTGCATGAGGAAGGGTATACCTTCAAACTTGAGCCGACCCACTTTCTTTCCTTTTTCAAGGGAAGACCGAATTTAAGAGAGTATTTAGAGCTGGATGAATCGATTACGCTTTACTATTTCCAGATGTGGATGAATGAGGACGATCCGGTTCTATCTGACCTCTGTGAACGCTTCGTTAACCGGCGTCTCTTTAAATACATTGAGTTTAACCCTAACTTGCAAATGAATGAATGGATGGAGTTGTATAAACTGTTCGACAAAGCAGGTTTGAACCCAGACTACTATTTAGTTGTTGATTCAAGTTCCGACTTGCCCTACGACTTTTACCGTCCCGGGGAAGAAGGCGAGCGCCTGCCGATTCATTTGCTGAAGCCAAATCAAGAGCTTAAGGAATTGTCGCGTTTATCCGATATCGTTGAATCGATATCCGGAAAGAAGCGGACGGATCATAAATTGTATATTCCTCTGGATTTTCTTGAGGAAATGTCGAGTCGAAGCAAGACGAAACAGCGTATTATGGAAATTTTGTTTGGATAA
- a CDS encoding ABC transporter ATP-binding protein: MNETIIQTHGLLKTFKKTNAVDRVDITIKKGEIYGFLGPNGAGKTTTIRMLLGLMKPSGGSIQVFNKDLKNHKIDILRKVGSLVESPSYYEHLSGKENLETLRKLLQVPKERIDHVLSVVRLTKDAHRLVKEYSLGMKQRLGIASALLGDPELLILDEPTNGLDPSGIHEMRELIKSMPETYGITVMISSHLLSEIDQMATQVGIISKGRMIYQDSIETLRSKARPHIRLRVGNGAAAKSKLLKSGYVVESDDDYIYMEDGRDEYISELVATLVNQRIPVYRVEEQRQSLEDIFLDLTREGSGSHAAHSAS; the protein is encoded by the coding sequence GTGAATGAAACGATTATACAAACCCATGGATTGTTAAAAACGTTTAAAAAGACAAACGCGGTGGACCGAGTGGATATTACGATTAAAAAAGGGGAGATTTACGGATTTCTTGGTCCCAATGGTGCAGGGAAAACGACAACGATCAGAATGTTGCTGGGGCTGATGAAGCCAAGCGGTGGAAGCATTCAAGTGTTTAATAAAGATTTAAAAAACCACAAGATTGATATTCTTCGCAAGGTTGGTTCCCTCGTGGAATCACCTTCCTACTACGAACATTTAAGTGGTAAAGAAAACCTGGAAACATTGCGAAAGCTTTTGCAAGTACCAAAGGAGCGAATTGACCATGTATTATCGGTTGTTCGTTTGACAAAAGATGCCCACAGGCTTGTGAAAGAATATTCGCTCGGTATGAAGCAGCGTTTAGGCATTGCTTCGGCCTTACTCGGAGATCCAGAACTGCTTATTTTGGATGAGCCAACTAATGGCCTTGATCCTTCCGGGATACACGAGATGAGGGAATTAATCAAATCGATGCCGGAGACGTATGGGATTACTGTAATGATCTCAAGCCATTTACTGAGTGAGATTGATCAGATGGCGACACAAGTCGGAATCATTTCCAAAGGGAGAATGATTTATCAGGATTCGATTGAGACGTTGAGGAGTAAGGCACGTCCGCATATTCGTCTGAGGGTAGGGAACGGGGCTGCGGCCAAATCGAAACTGCTTAAATCAGGATATGTGGTTGAGAGTGATGACGACTATATTTATATGGAAGATGGAAGAGATGAATACATTTCGGAACTTGTAGCCACGTTGGTCAACCAGCGGATTCCTGTTTACCGCGTTGAAGAACAACGTCAGTCTCTCGAGGATATTTTTCTGGATCTGACAAGGGAAGGGAGTGGGTCACATGCTGCCCATTCTGCAAGCTGA
- a CDS encoding glycerophosphodiester phosphodiesterase gives MSRFLFILITGVLFMGVFSTSGDSVFANELKNKDRKQTLTIAHRGASGYAPENTMAAFEKSVDMKAEMFEIDVQMSKDGELVVIHDTTVDRTTNGSGQVKDFTYEELRKLDAGSWFSEEFAGEKIPTLGEVLDAYKGRSGILIELKSPSLYPGIEQKVADELISRNMHKPENNKIIVQSFDHESVKTFQSILPSVPVGVLLGYSEDGVSNEQLANFSSYAEYFNPNKAMITKDLVNRIHEFGMKTHPYTVRDQESANFLLNAGVDGIITDFPDYVDPHKG, from the coding sequence ATGTCGCGTTTTCTGTTTATCTTGATCACGGGGGTTTTATTTATGGGAGTATTTAGTACGTCAGGAGACTCCGTATTTGCGAATGAGTTGAAGAACAAAGACCGCAAGCAGACATTAACCATCGCCCACAGGGGAGCTTCAGGATATGCACCTGAAAACACCATGGCAGCTTTTGAAAAATCAGTCGACATGAAAGCGGAAATGTTCGAGATCGATGTCCAAATGAGTAAAGATGGGGAGCTTGTCGTTATTCACGATACGACTGTCGACCGCACCACAAATGGTTCTGGACAAGTCAAGGACTTTACATACGAGGAACTAAGGAAGCTTGATGCAGGAAGTTGGTTTAGTGAAGAATTTGCTGGTGAAAAAATTCCAACACTCGGGGAAGTGCTTGATGCATATAAAGGAAGGTCCGGGATTTTAATTGAGTTGAAATCACCATCCCTTTATCCAGGGATTGAACAAAAGGTAGCAGATGAACTCATTTCCCGTAATATGCATAAGCCAGAAAACAATAAAATCATCGTCCAATCTTTTGACCATGAATCTGTGAAAACATTTCAGTCCATTCTTCCATCCGTGCCAGTAGGGGTCCTGCTTGGATATAGTGAAGATGGCGTTTCGAATGAACAGTTGGCAAACTTCTCTTCCTATGCGGAGTATTTCAATCCAAATAAAGCGATGATTACGAAGGATCTTGTAAACCGTATTCATGAATTTGGTATGAAGACACACCCTTATACTGTTAGAGATCAAGAGTCAGCAAACTTTCTATTAAATGCTGGGGTGGATGGGATTATTACAGATTTTCCTGACTACGTCGACCCACACAAAGGATAA
- a CDS encoding DUF1648 domain-containing protein, with product MKNQPRINLPTSSFEKFSTLLSFLAILAAFIYLFIVWNRIPDTIPVHFNVSGEPDRYGGKWSVVALPVISLSIWVTFTILEKYPHVYNYTIHVNENNAEVQYKNAVLMLSSLKLVIALTFAYLTWASIQIGLGYQQSLGLWPMVITLGGTLGVAFFFLIRSLLLK from the coding sequence ATGAAAAACCAGCCCAGAATTAACCTGCCCACCTCGTCATTTGAAAAATTTTCTACTCTACTTTCCTTTCTCGCCATTCTTGCTGCATTTATTTATTTGTTTATCGTTTGGAATCGCATCCCCGACACCATACCCGTTCACTTTAATGTAAGTGGGGAACCTGACCGATATGGCGGGAAGTGGTCTGTTGTGGCTCTCCCCGTTATTTCTCTATCCATCTGGGTCACCTTTACCATACTCGAGAAATATCCTCATGTGTACAATTACACCATCCACGTAAATGAGAACAATGCCGAAGTCCAGTACAAAAATGCTGTGCTGATGCTGAGTTCGTTAAAACTCGTCATAGCTCTAACATTCGCTTATTTAACTTGGGCCAGCATTCAGATTGGTCTCGGTTATCAGCAAAGTCTTGGATTATGGCCCATGGTTATTACGCTTGGAGGAACACTGGGTGTGGCTTTCTTTTTCCTTATCCGCTCCCTGTTATTAAAATAG
- a CDS encoding ABC transporter permease codes for MLLSLLSSELLKIRKTKVWLLLFVSPILAGVIGFTGSLPMEEGMNGWVLLFMVMVPVHSLLLLPLMVSVFSGFICRYEHQNGGWRRLFSMPITRQKVYAAKFLMVLGLVALNQMMFSGVFVLVGSIKEIGETIPLELVLKCMAGGLISTLPLIAVTLWLAMIWSSFAAPFTVNVILTLPNMLVANSETFGPIYPWVQPFMMMMPKGGVFSVPIESLTIAIGAGFIIFYTAGSINIQKRTV; via the coding sequence ATGCTGTTATCATTGCTTTCCTCAGAGTTGTTGAAAATAAGAAAAACGAAAGTCTGGCTGCTGTTATTTGTCAGCCCGATATTAGCGGGGGTCATCGGTTTTACAGGCTCTCTTCCTATGGAAGAAGGGATGAATGGCTGGGTCCTTTTATTCATGGTTATGGTGCCAGTCCATTCGTTGCTGTTGCTTCCATTGATGGTGAGTGTATTTTCAGGGTTTATCTGTCGGTACGAGCACCAGAATGGAGGATGGAGACGGTTGTTTAGTATGCCCATTACTAGACAGAAAGTATATGCAGCCAAGTTTTTGATGGTACTTGGATTAGTGGCTTTAAATCAAATGATGTTTTCTGGGGTTTTTGTTTTAGTGGGGTCGATCAAAGAAATCGGGGAAACTATACCACTCGAACTGGTACTTAAATGCATGGCAGGCGGCTTGATCTCAACACTGCCTTTGATTGCAGTCACCTTATGGTTAGCGATGATTTGGTCAAGCTTCGCAGCACCGTTCACTGTCAATGTTATCCTCACGCTGCCGAATATGTTGGTAGCGAACTCAGAAACATTCGGACCGATTTACCCATGGGTACAGCCCTTTATGATGATGATGCCTAAAGGAGGCGTGTTTTCTGTCCCAATCGAATCACTAACGATCGCCATCGGAGCAGGATTCATCATCTTCTATACTGCAGGAAGCATCAACATCCAAAAACGAACCGTATAA
- a CDS encoding lipoate--protein ligase family protein: MNNIHTLLHPKTYRFIDQSSLGPGFSALQSFATDDALAISVGQGTSPTTARLWVHHHTVVLGIPDARLPFISEAVDYLKTQGYQVIVRNSGGLAVVLDEGVLNLSFIFPDSKEVNIHEGYEAMVVFIKHLFADLTKDIEAYEITQSYCPGTYDLSINGRKFAGISQRRVKQGSAVQIYLDVTGNGMERARLLKDFYQIGKREEVTRFVYPNIDPTVMASMNELLGTQLSVADVRDRILYQLSRLADKVVVQQLEDEEIDSFNKRFEQMIERNAKALERME, encoded by the coding sequence ATGAACAATATTCATACATTATTACACCCTAAAACATATCGTTTCATTGACCAAAGCAGCTTAGGGCCTGGATTTTCTGCCCTCCAATCATTTGCGACGGATGATGCCCTGGCGATCTCCGTTGGACAAGGGACTTCCCCAACCACTGCAAGGTTATGGGTTCACCATCATACCGTCGTGCTCGGCATACCCGACGCACGTTTGCCTTTTATATCTGAAGCTGTCGATTATTTAAAAACACAGGGATATCAGGTGATTGTGCGAAATTCTGGCGGACTTGCCGTGGTACTTGATGAAGGAGTATTAAATCTTTCTTTCATTTTTCCCGATTCAAAAGAGGTCAATATCCATGAAGGCTATGAGGCAATGGTTGTTTTTATCAAGCATCTGTTCGCAGACCTCACCAAGGATATCGAGGCCTACGAAATTACGCAATCCTACTGTCCAGGAACTTATGACCTCAGTATCAACGGGCGAAAATTTGCCGGGATATCGCAGCGTCGTGTGAAACAAGGATCTGCTGTACAAATTTATTTAGACGTGACAGGTAATGGGATGGAGCGCGCTCGTTTGCTAAAGGATTTTTACCAAATTGGAAAACGTGAAGAAGTGACTCGCTTCGTCTATCCAAATATCGATCCGACAGTGATGGCATCGATGAACGAGTTGTTGGGCACACAATTGAGTGTCGCTGATGTTCGAGACAGAATCCTATATCAGTTGAGTAGGCTAGCTGACAAAGTGGTCGTTCAGCAGCTTGAAGATGAAGAAATAGACTCATTCAATAAACGATTTGAACAAATGATTGAGCGAAATGCAAAAGCACTCGAGCGGATGGAATAA
- a CDS encoding ABC transporter permease — MLPILQADLLKVKRKWFWLLVFLGPFGVIALQGVNYGVRYDWIMQNYPDQWGTLIQFVNMFVCPALLLGMAILASQIASIEHKQTSWKQLLALPVRRRDVFISKFLITAMMIGLSSILLFIGTIVLGVVLGFGWDFSMVAIMENSFYPFLAGIPVLALQLWMSIVSKNQAGPLAIGIFAAVFSTYAYEAPDWLIWKWPLMFPGKDPLPFVGLGLLVGFLIVFAGVLDFKRRDIA, encoded by the coding sequence ATGCTGCCCATTCTGCAAGCTGATTTATTAAAAGTGAAGCGGAAATGGTTTTGGCTGCTGGTATTTTTAGGACCATTTGGGGTCATAGCTCTTCAAGGTGTAAACTATGGGGTTCGCTATGACTGGATCATGCAGAACTATCCTGATCAGTGGGGGACGTTAATTCAGTTCGTTAACATGTTTGTCTGTCCAGCCCTATTACTAGGTATGGCGATTTTAGCGTCGCAAATCGCCTCGATTGAACATAAGCAAACCTCCTGGAAGCAACTATTAGCATTGCCTGTAAGAAGAAGAGATGTGTTTATCTCTAAATTTTTAATTACCGCCATGATGATCGGATTATCATCTATCTTATTGTTTATCGGAACAATCGTTCTTGGAGTAGTATTAGGATTTGGCTGGGACTTTTCAATGGTGGCTATCATGGAAAATAGCTTTTACCCCTTTCTGGCAGGAATTCCGGTTTTAGCCTTACAGCTTTGGATGTCGATTGTATCAAAAAATCAGGCTGGACCGCTGGCGATTGGCATTTTCGCGGCTGTTTTCTCAACCTATGCTTATGAAGCACCAGACTGGTTAATTTGGAAATGGCCGCTGATGTTCCCAGGAAAAGATCCACTTCCATTTGTAGGACTCGGCTTGCTAGTTGGGTTCTTGATTGTTTTCGCCGGTGTACTTGACTTTAAGAGAAGGGATATTGCCTAA
- a CDS encoding YwgA family protein, with protein MLENHAKLMQFFSSSEDIVGRKKLQKMIYILKKCEIPFEERYEFHFYGPYSEELTLRIEEMCNLGFISEAKEEKKNYYQYRYRITESGREFLEQSAVKLPPFDQHMKEMNAKSSRFLELVSTMLFFEHLPKDEITEKVHTVKSKQNYSSEEITDSWNFIEKIRRIH; from the coding sequence ATGTTGGAGAATCATGCAAAGCTAATGCAGTTCTTCTCAAGCTCTGAAGATATCGTAGGACGAAAAAAGCTGCAAAAAATGATTTACATCTTGAAAAAGTGTGAAATCCCTTTTGAGGAGCGGTATGAATTTCACTTTTATGGTCCCTATTCTGAAGAATTAACACTTAGAATTGAAGAAATGTGCAACTTGGGATTTATTAGTGAAGCCAAAGAGGAAAAAAAGAATTATTACCAGTATCGTTACCGGATTACGGAGTCCGGCCGTGAGTTTCTTGAACAGTCGGCCGTGAAGCTTCCTCCGTTTGATCAACATATGAAGGAAATGAACGCCAAGAGCTCCCGCTTTCTTGAACTCGTTTCGACGATGCTTTTCTTTGAACATCTGCCTAAAGATGAGATTACCGAGAAAGTACACACTGTAAAGAGTAAACAAAACTATTCCAGTGAAGAAATAACAGATTCTTGGAATTTTATTGAAAAAATCCGCCGTATTCATTAA
- the hemQ gene encoding hydrogen peroxide-dependent heme synthase, which translates to MPETVTTADGWYCLHDFRSIDWTSWKYVSSEEREQAISEFHQLIGKWEDTEKSKQGSHALYTIVGQKADLMMMFVRPTIEELNELETAFNKSKLAEFTAKDYSYVSVVELSDYMGQVDEEDPNIKGRLKPILPKWNHICFYPMDKRRQGNDNWYVLEKEERAKLMYAHGMTGRQYAGKIRQIITGSIGLDDWEWGVTLFAHDVLQFKKLVYEMRFDEVTSRYGDFGSFYVGNLLKPEAVEQFLHV; encoded by the coding sequence ATGCCAGAAACAGTTACGACGGCGGATGGTTGGTATTGCCTGCACGATTTCCGCTCAATCGATTGGACCTCATGGAAATATGTAAGCAGTGAAGAACGCGAACAAGCCATCAGCGAATTTCATCAGCTGATTGGAAAGTGGGAAGATACAGAGAAAAGCAAACAAGGAAGTCATGCTTTATATACCATTGTTGGTCAAAAAGCTGACTTAATGATGATGTTTGTGCGTCCTACTATAGAAGAACTGAATGAACTTGAGACTGCTTTTAACAAGTCCAAACTAGCTGAATTCACTGCGAAAGACTATTCCTATGTTTCAGTAGTTGAACTATCGGATTACATGGGGCAAGTGGATGAGGAAGATCCCAATATTAAGGGTCGCTTGAAGCCAATTTTACCGAAGTGGAATCACATTTGCTTCTATCCGATGGACAAGCGTCGTCAAGGAAACGATAACTGGTACGTGCTTGAGAAGGAAGAACGTGCCAAGCTGATGTACGCTCACGGCATGACTGGACGTCAATATGCGGGCAAAATCCGCCAAATCATTACTGGTTCCATCGGTCTCGATGACTGGGAATGGGGCGTTACACTTTTTGCACATGATGTGCTGCAGTTTAAAAAGCTCGTTTATGAAATGCGCTTTGATGAAGTAACCTCTCGTTATGGTGACTTTGGTTCCTTCTACGTTGGGAATTTGCTGAAACCAGAAGCCGTCGAACAATTCCTACACGTATAA